TATACAAACaatacaataatttttattgtgaTATACATTGATATAGGGacaataataaattttaaataaccatatttataattttatatttcagatatatacaaaaaaaattaatatatattttgatatatacataaaaaattattatttatatatatatatatatatataatatacatttaTTAGTTATTTAGTAGCAATATTTATAACTAAGTTTTTATTAATTAAGTATGTGAATATTTTGTCACACTATGTTAAAATCCCAATCGAAGTGGAGAAAGTAAGTACATTGAATCTGTGATATATAAATCAGTGTACGTACAAACTGGTAAACAAAAATCGTCTGCAGTTGGATCAACACCAATAGCTTAGGAAGGCAAAATCCAAGAAGTTAGAAACTAACAGCCCAATTTGCCATATAGGCACTAAATCAGGGGgcaaataaaaatacaaaaccCGTACAATAATTGAAAAATCCCCTCTATTTTTGTCCTTTATATGTCTACGTGGCTAGTGGCGAGTCATCGCACTCACGCTTTTTACATGACACATGTAGATACTTCCAATTTACCCTCCATAAAGCTCACTCCGTCGCCGGCTCCACCGTTCTTGCTGTATCCCCTCACGTGCTTCTCCCACACGTGGCACTCACTCAACGTAATTTCAGGTCAACGCCCTCAGCAAATCTAACGGCGTTTATACGGCGTTTGAAAACGTGTATAAACACAGTCAGTCCTCTCCGCTTTTCAAACCTTTTTctcaaaagtgaaataaatatAAAGTTAAAGTGCTTATTAGTATGAAGACTGTACTTTTCCGAACCGGTTCCGGCTCAATTACGGTCCAGACGCCGGTGGTTCCCGGTATATCGAGGGTTTCCGTTCCGGTTCGTGAATCCGTCGGTGTAGTGCTTAACGGAGAGAAGAAGAAAGGGTGTTCTTCTCCTAGGGTTTCTCTGCATTTGGAAGTCAACCGTCGGAGTATACGCCGGGCTTCTTCGGAGTCCGACGTGATCCGGTCGGCGATTGAAGGTCCTGGTGTAACAAGGACGTTCAGTAATCTCGGATCGACGTCGTTTCCGGCAATAATACCGGAGGAGGATTGCGGTACTGAGCAGGACGAGTTGGAGGTTTTGCGAGGTATTGGGTCGCTGAGTTTAACGGAAGATCAAAGGAGTTACGCCGAAGATTGGCCGCAGAGCGGTATTCCTACCGATGAGCTCGGATTTTCCGACGGTGGAATCGGCAAAAACAGAAAGTTCCCTGGCGGAGGCGGCGATAGAGGTGAATCCGACGCCGGTGGTAACTCCGATCCGAAGAAAATTAGAGCGTACTATAAGGAAATGTTGAAGTCAGATCCTATGAATTCTCTTCTTCTTAGAAACTATGGCAAGTACTTGCATGAGGTAGTAATTTAATTTCTACTATTTCCCatcgtcgaagtttgaatataTAGAGATTATAGTTTGGATTGATTTATTAAACtaatgttgatgatgataattgaaGGTGGAGAGAGATTATGTGAAAGCTGAAGAATGCTACGGAAGAGCTATACTGGCAAGTCCGGGAGACGGAGAAGTGCTTTCTATGTATGGCAAATTGGTTTGGGAGAGTGAGCGAGACGAGAGTAGAGCCAAATCTTACTTCGATCAAGCTGTTCAAGCTTCTCCTGACGACTGGTAAAATTCCTCCCTTACGTTTTATCTTTCAAAACAAATCTCATTCAATTCGTAGATCAAAAAATTAATTGTAATACATGCTTAAATATTGGATCGATCTGCCTGAAATTATTTGTTATAATAACAGCACTGTATTGGGATCGTATGCAAAATTCatgtgggaagcagaagaggacgatgatgaagaagaagagatGGAGAGAAAAATTGTAGCAGCAGGAACTGCCATGGTTACAGCTTACTAGCTAGCAGGAAACAGATGAAAAAACGGAGTAATAAAAATTTCTATAAGCTCACCTTCTTCGGCTTTGGACAGCTAGTATTAGAGCTAACTTATGTTCTATATATGCATTTGTAAAATGTTTAACGTAATATAATGCTGTAATAAAAGAGGAATATGTAACTAAAATTAATTAACTACACCAATGAGGGGAAGTCGAGGAAGAGAGAAGAAACTGGAAATTATGAGGTCCTCTTTGTACAGCTCTTTAACTATAGTGCTCTTGTAATTCTATTTAGCTCTGGAATGAGATTATTAAGCCTTTTGTGTATAAATATTTGGCAAGTCATTTGCAATTCGAAGAGAGAAAGATTATGGTTGCCATGGTATTTCTATATTCGGCTTAAAACATCATGATTCATAAACAACTTCTCTTATTAACAATGCAGGGACGTCTTCCTTACATATCGTTAAAAATAGTATCCATAATAAGTAAAGGAATCATTACTTCAAGTTATACCACCCGTCAAGTTTAATTTGGGGGAGAAGGAGAAAGTATTAATGGAAATTGATCTATCTTGAACATGTGACATGGAGTGTGAAAATATTCATCAACTTATCAATAATCCAAAAAGGCTTTTGAAATTCTTTTAGGTAAGGAACTTCTATACATAAAAAGGACCTAAAAAAAaggatttttatttttacttgttgtttacccgaaaaatggatagagttgaatttatacgtagttctaaggacacgtggtataacttggcacaaatcggaaagtaagtagaaatatactgTGTATTGACTGTATGAAGAATGAAATACCAACCAAATTGAAATAGAAAGCtattttatgaacaagcaagatgaatcaatgtataaagctcGCAAGAGGATAATCTCTATATGGATATCAGTATGTTTTTCTCTGTGAATAATATGACAGTGTATCAATGCCTTAATGATGGatcccttacagaaataatagccatccctcttatagcggagggatcctactttggatataattaaaaatacatagtggggaacctatGATAAAATAGTTTTTtcttaattcccgccgagattctctcgaCTCAGTGCGACTGTAACGGTTCTTGCCCcctggctcgatcttgatcggacttggtattggtTGGTTTCCAGATTTAGAGCccgatattgactcgggctcgatattgactcggggcccggtattgacttgggctcggtattggtcgATCTCTGGCTCTCAAACTTGATAACGCCGcttcgcatcatagttcgatttgaatTCGAggtcgataatgacttcgagttcGGTATTTGATCAGTCCCAGAAATTTGAGCTCGgtaacctggcttcggatctcatacctgatattatgaagatgaccttcgatccattatgttccaatcttgactaatcatatgaaggtcaaaaccggttttgaccgtatacagatagttccctcgtttctcgggaagaatgtggcgagaaacgacatgattttcatGCGATATGACTCGATAAAAACTGACATTtacatcgagcccgaccatgacgtacgtgatagatgtcccgtcggttcagtttaccaaggcattaaatgcgtgtcagacgatggtcggccattgTTGACACTGAACCGTCATTGCCAACCCTATAAATATCCCCTATTTTTACCACTTTtcacttttacatctccaaaTCTTCTAAGTTCCCTTTCTCACcttctgagttcttcatctgtaaatttgtgattttcactgcaaaatccctctttagaacaccaaatcttgtcatcttcctctatcttcaatcttcaaatcccaatggcgaaaacgtcaaaaatcgtttctcaaaaagaaaaagcttcttcttcgcggcccaccggcgacaaaacaccggtggagccacgacctgaggagtgtgttcccggagGGTGTGTccttacctccgattttaagtTCGACAAAGCTTCGCCGGTTCTCggtcgatgtgagccagtatcgaggtatatgtgcttgATAACCGAGGGCCATCTTAAACAGTTAAGAAAGATTGCGACTAGGAGGacaaagaagtgataatcccggctcccgaagaagatattactacctATGTGAAAGGccttttaagtgtgtatacttatcctttcacattGGGTCCTCTCGACCCTGTTGTCAtcgatttttgccgccaatatcaagtaaccctaggccaaatctaTCCTTTTTTTTGGCGaatcgttattctgatccgcttcttcgtgaacaaagtcgaggggatgtctttcaccctcgaccacctcattagattgtacagcccccacctctatcgaggtgggttaataaaactccagcgctGGGCTACCAAAGttttgttctcgagcatagacgaggacaaggatcgagacTGGATGGGcaagttcgttcgagtgaagacttctaACTTAATCCCGGTCGAGAAGATTCTGTTTCCCGaggaatggaatatgaagcgtaagtataatttCTTCTGTATGCTCCTATTATTTTGCTCCTCTGTTTCTTACCGATATCCTTTTCCGTGATGTAGTggttgcttggatgcccggtgctattcctaaccttaagagctAGGTATgggacctggcttcgacctccacatatgtcGAGCGCTCGTGACGCgacttatcaaagggccgataggaggctaaaaatcatggtaagcctcttcCCCATGCCTTCGATGATTCGAACGAAATGACTTTCTTATACTTAACTAATTCTCTtgtgtgtaggcctgggcaaagatgcggtcatgaggcccttATCTGGCGAGGAAGAGACTTCAGCCCCGGTTCCGAAACCGGCAAATGACAACAAGAGGAAAAGGTCCTCTACTGCCGAGGATCCAAAACttaagaggacggctcgtaagccgaggaagaataccatccctttgaccgaagaatcaattcggcgtctaagggatgaagacaaaggagaagaagaaaacgacaggtccatactggtggcccgagtgaagaaaatcatcga
The DNA window shown above is from Nicotiana tomentosiformis chromosome 8, ASM39032v3, whole genome shotgun sequence and carries:
- the LOC104117279 gene encoding uncharacterized protein; amino-acid sequence: MKTVLFRTGSGSITVQTPVVPGISRVSVPVRESVGVVLNGEKKKGCSSPRVSLHLEVNRRSIRRASSESDVIRSAIEGPGVTRTFSNLGSTSFPAIIPEEDCGTEQDELEVLRGIGSLSLTEDQRSYAEDWPQSGIPTDELGFSDGGIGKNRKFPGGGGDRGESDAGGNSDPKKIRAYYKEMLKSDPMNSLLLRNYGKYLHEVERDYVKAEECYGRAILASPGDGEVLSMYGKLVWESERDESRAKSYFDQAVQASPDDCTVLGSYAKFMWEAEEDDDEEEEMERKIVAAGTAMVTAY